A part of Thermoplasmata archaeon genomic DNA contains:
- a CDS encoding nicotinamide-nucleotide adenylyltransferase produces MSGRAFFIGRFQPFHRGHLATVKRILESHDELILGIGSAQYSHTGENPFTAGERYEMIKRALDAEGIHVYHIVPIPDTHVHSVWVSHVLSLVPRFDVVFSNSDLVVRLFREHGLKVLSPPLVDRERLSGTKVREAMLKGGDWQSLVPAVVAQYIDEIDGVERIRETHKYSTPYGTRENHDG; encoded by the coding sequence GTGAGCGGCCGGGCCTTCTTCATCGGGCGGTTCCAGCCGTTCCACCGGGGCCATCTCGCGACGGTCAAGCGGATCCTGGAGTCCCATGACGAGCTGATCCTCGGGATCGGTTCGGCCCAGTACAGCCACACCGGCGAGAATCCGTTCACCGCCGGAGAACGGTACGAGATGATCAAGCGCGCCCTCGATGCGGAGGGCATCCACGTCTACCACATCGTGCCGATCCCGGACACGCACGTGCACAGCGTCTGGGTGAGCCACGTCCTCTCCCTTGTGCCCCGCTTCGATGTCGTCTTTTCGAATTCGGATCTCGTCGTGCGGCTGTTCCGGGAGCACGGGCTCAAGGTCCTCTCGCCCCCGCTCGTGGACCGGGAGCGGCTTTCCGGCACGAAGGTGCGCGAGGCGATGCTCAAAGGCGGCGACTGGCAATCGCTCGTCCCCGCCGTCGTCGCGCAGTACATCGACGAGATCGATGGCGTCGAACGAATCCGGGAGACGCACAAGTACTCGACGCCGTACGGCACCCGCGAGAACCACGACGGCTGA
- a CDS encoding tripartite tricarboxylate transporter permease: MSLPAFFLGFLFVALLGVLTGVLTGLSPGLHVNNVAAFVLATGPAWASFLASVLPEAGPSDVGIFLSVYLLATAATHAVFDFIPSVFLGAPAEGSALATLPGHRLLLVGQGAKAVALAARGVVLGTAFAVLALIPLRTVLADPIGLADRFRPWSAAFLAFVLAALLLSEFRGRKTHRVRRAAWVQALAGVLGVAALRGPTPLEAGVILFPLFSGLFGVPSLIVGMRARPGTIPFQRLEPLRPINREDVRSAIRGTLAGASVSWLPGLSGGAAATIASLRVRKSTGPSQFMVVLGAVSSSTALLSVAVLYMIHRSRSGAAVAVDRLLPEYGAWPEPFRIPASLLVLIGGTVLATAVAAPLAVRTARWVAVRSSTANPRRLCGASLAAIVILLAIVSGPVGLAVAAIAAIVGLVPIALRVRRVHLMASLLVPVLVGYLKAT, encoded by the coding sequence GTGAGCCTCCCGGCGTTCTTCCTCGGCTTCCTCTTCGTCGCGTTGCTCGGCGTCCTGACTGGCGTGCTCACCGGCCTTTCGCCGGGGTTGCACGTGAACAACGTCGCCGCGTTCGTCCTGGCGACGGGGCCGGCGTGGGCGTCGTTCCTCGCTTCCGTCCTGCCGGAGGCCGGACCGAGCGACGTCGGGATCTTCCTCTCGGTCTACCTCCTCGCGACCGCGGCCACGCACGCGGTCTTCGACTTCATCCCGAGCGTGTTCCTCGGCGCACCCGCCGAAGGTTCGGCGCTCGCGACGTTGCCGGGCCACCGGCTCCTCTTGGTCGGACAAGGGGCGAAGGCGGTCGCCCTCGCCGCACGCGGGGTCGTACTGGGGACCGCGTTCGCCGTGCTCGCGCTCATCCCGTTGCGCACGGTCCTGGCCGACCCGATTGGGCTCGCGGACCGCTTCCGACCGTGGTCTGCGGCGTTCCTCGCCTTCGTCCTCGCGGCGTTGCTCCTCTCTGAATTCCGGGGACGGAAGACGCATCGGGTTCGGCGGGCGGCCTGGGTCCAGGCGCTCGCAGGCGTACTCGGCGTGGCGGCGTTGCGAGGCCCGACTCCGCTCGAGGCCGGCGTCATCCTGTTCCCGCTGTTTTCCGGGCTCTTCGGCGTCCCGAGCCTGATCGTCGGCATGAGGGCCCGGCCGGGCACGATTCCGTTCCAGCGCCTCGAGCCGCTCCGTCCGATCAACCGCGAGGACGTGCGGTCCGCGATCCGAGGGACCCTCGCCGGCGCGAGCGTGTCCTGGCTCCCCGGCCTCAGCGGCGGCGCGGCGGCGACGATCGCCTCGCTTCGCGTCCGCAAGTCGACGGGTCCATCCCAGTTCATGGTCGTGCTCGGGGCCGTGTCCAGCTCGACCGCACTCCTCAGCGTCGCGGTCCTGTACATGATCCATCGCTCCCGGAGCGGCGCCGCGGTCGCGGTGGATCGTCTCCTCCCCGAATACGGCGCATGGCCGGAGCCGTTCCGGATCCCGGCGTCTCTCCTCGTCCTCATCGGAGGGACCGTCCTCGCGACCGCCGTGGCCGCGCCCCTCGCCGTCCGTACGGCGCGATGGGTCGCCGTGCGTTCGTCGACGGCGAATCCACGCCGGCTTTGCGGGGCCTCCCTCGCCGCGATTGTCATCCTGCTCGCGATTGTCTCCGGTCCCGTCGGCCTCGCCGTCGCCGCAATCGCCGCCATCGTCGGGCTCGTGCCCATCGCCCTCCGGGTCCGGCGGGTGCACTTGATGGCTTCGTTACTCGTCCCGGTCCTCGTCGGTTATCTCAAGGCCACTTGA
- a CDS encoding hydantoinase B/oxoprolinase family protein: MNPAELEVFQTALSFIPEEMGVALRRTAYSPNIKERMDASCALFDAEGRMVSQAEHIPVHLGSMPLAVEAVLRDFPGTLREGDQIVLNDPYRGGTHLPDVTLIRPVFLRDAVIGFSVNRAHHADIGGTTPGSMPADATRLEDEGVVFEPQKVLDRGRERKAVIDRFRRETLNPAERLGDLRAQVAANELGARRLLELAGRIGITRLRGAIDELLDYAERRVRAAIAPLPRGTWASEDFLEGVSREQPKLIRIRAEVTIGGSGISVDFVGTDRQVRGNLNAPFAVTLSATYYVVRCLTDPEAPRNAGAYRPVRVLAEEGSLVRPRPPAAVAAGNVETSQRIVDVLFRGLAEPLADRVPAQSQGTMNNLTIGAAGPRPFSYYETIAGGEGALPFRDGMSGVHTHMTNTRNTPVEALELAYPLRVEEYRLIPASGGGGLHAGGDGVRRSVRFLASAGTASILSERRVLAPRGLQGGRDGRSGRNVLVREGRRRPLPSKATVPLSKGDLLIVETPGGGGWGATRSA, translated from the coding sequence GTGAATCCGGCCGAGCTCGAGGTCTTCCAGACAGCCCTGTCGTTCATCCCGGAGGAGATGGGCGTCGCCCTCCGGAGGACCGCCTACTCGCCGAACATCAAGGAGCGGATGGATGCGAGCTGCGCCCTCTTCGATGCAGAGGGACGCATGGTGTCCCAGGCCGAGCACATCCCGGTCCATCTCGGCTCGATGCCCCTCGCGGTCGAGGCCGTCCTGCGGGACTTCCCAGGGACGCTGCGCGAAGGGGACCAAATCGTCCTGAACGATCCGTACCGCGGCGGCACCCATCTGCCCGACGTGACTCTCATCCGGCCGGTATTCCTTCGAGATGCGGTGATCGGGTTCTCGGTGAACCGCGCCCATCATGCGGACATCGGTGGCACGACGCCGGGCTCGATGCCCGCGGACGCGACGCGCCTCGAGGACGAAGGCGTCGTGTTCGAACCGCAGAAAGTCCTGGACCGAGGTCGGGAGCGCAAGGCCGTCATCGACCGCTTTCGGCGGGAGACGTTGAATCCCGCGGAGCGGCTGGGAGATCTCCGCGCCCAAGTCGCGGCGAACGAACTCGGCGCGCGGCGTCTCCTCGAACTCGCGGGGCGGATCGGCATCACGCGCTTGCGGGGCGCGATCGACGAACTGCTCGACTACGCGGAACGTCGGGTGCGCGCCGCGATTGCGCCGCTCCCTCGAGGCACGTGGGCTTCCGAGGACTTCCTCGAGGGCGTCTCCCGCGAGCAACCGAAGCTCATCCGGATCCGGGCCGAGGTCACGATTGGTGGATCCGGGATCTCGGTGGACTTCGTCGGGACAGATCGCCAAGTCCGGGGGAATCTCAATGCGCCGTTCGCCGTGACGCTGAGCGCGACGTACTACGTCGTGCGATGTCTCACCGACCCCGAGGCGCCCCGAAATGCGGGGGCGTACCGACCCGTGCGGGTGCTCGCGGAGGAAGGGAGCCTCGTGCGCCCGCGTCCGCCCGCGGCGGTGGCGGCGGGCAACGTCGAGACGTCGCAGCGGATCGTCGACGTCCTGTTCCGCGGGCTGGCGGAGCCGCTCGCGGACCGCGTGCCCGCGCAGAGCCAAGGGACGATGAACAACCTGACGATTGGCGCGGCCGGGCCCCGGCCGTTCTCGTATTATGAGACGATCGCGGGCGGGGAAGGGGCCCTCCCGTTCCGGGACGGCATGTCGGGCGTCCACACCCACATGACGAACACCCGCAACACGCCGGTCGAGGCGCTCGAGCTCGCGTACCCGCTTCGGGTCGAGGAATACCGTCTCATCCCGGCGAGCGGGGGCGGAGGCCTCCATGCGGGCGGCGATGGCGTGCGCCGGTCCGTGCGGTTCCTCGCCTCGGCGGGCACCGCGTCGATTCTCTCGGAGCGGCGGGTCCTCGCGCCGCGCGGCCTGCAAGGCGGCCGCGACGGCCGGTCCGGACGGAACGTGCTCGTGCGCGAGGGAAGGCGGCGTCCCTTGCCCTCGAAGGCCACGGTCCCTCTGTCCAAGGGCGACCTGCTGATCGTCGAGACGCCCGGCGGCGGGGGCTGGGGCGCGACCCGCTCCGCCTGA
- a CDS encoding hydantoinase/oxoprolinase family protein: MDVGVDVGGTFTDFVGFRGRSVVAAKLPSTRDPSEAVLAGIRGLGAADIAHGSTVATNAILERKGARTAFVTTAGFEDLLLIGRQNRPSLYDLRVIRPSPPVPRERCFGLPERVDARGRVLRSPTAKDVDEIARKVRASGAESVAVSLLFSFLRPAHERQLAKALAGVSVSLSHEVLAEFREFERSSTTALDAYVKPLVRRYLEGLERAVGGAFSVMKSSGGVVSNRAVLRRPVDIVLSGPAGGVAAAVAVAKAAGRGNLITFDMGGTSADFSAILNGAASWTTEAVIDTFPIALPVVDIESVGAGGGSIAWIDEGRALRVGPRSAGAEPGPVAYGKGGVSPTVTDADLVAGALGETLLGGRLPLHRALASKGIARLAEDLRLSADEAVLGVQRVVRANMAKAMRLVLARRGLDPHAFALLAFGGAGPMHACALAKELRIPRVLVPFLPGAFSAYGILISPYQLEYSQTAVHPLENAERILAKTVRRFESRARDSLRQQGLGPRKALLLGSVDLRYRGQSYEINVPLRGDLARAFRREHRRLYGYASREERIELVTVRLAVQLPRRVTIPRPPAKRAGRMAHRRVLFDDGWADAPVFERESLAVGFEAEGPSIVAEDHATTVVPPDARFRIDPRGLIDIEVTS, translated from the coding sequence GTGGACGTCGGCGTCGATGTCGGCGGAACCTTCACGGACTTCGTCGGTTTCCGCGGCCGCTCCGTCGTCGCCGCAAAGCTGCCGAGCACCCGCGATCCGTCGGAAGCGGTCCTCGCGGGCATACGAGGACTCGGTGCGGCCGACATCGCCCACGGCAGCACGGTGGCTACGAACGCGATCTTGGAGCGAAAAGGAGCTCGCACCGCCTTCGTGACCACCGCAGGGTTCGAGGATCTTCTCCTGATCGGACGCCAGAACCGGCCCTCGCTGTACGACCTCCGGGTCATCCGGCCGAGCCCGCCGGTCCCGAGGGAGCGGTGCTTCGGCCTCCCGGAGCGGGTCGACGCGCGCGGCCGTGTCCTTCGGTCCCCGACGGCGAAGGACGTCGACGAAATCGCACGGAAGGTCCGCGCGAGCGGTGCGGAGTCCGTCGCGGTGTCGCTCCTCTTCTCGTTCCTCCGCCCCGCGCATGAGCGGCAGCTCGCGAAGGCGCTCGCTGGCGTCTCCGTGTCGCTGAGCCACGAGGTCCTCGCGGAGTTCCGCGAGTTCGAGCGCTCTTCCACGACGGCCCTCGACGCGTACGTGAAGCCGCTCGTACGTCGCTACCTGGAGGGACTCGAGCGCGCGGTCGGCGGTGCGTTCTCCGTGATGAAGTCTTCGGGGGGAGTCGTCTCCAACCGGGCTGTGTTGCGCCGGCCCGTCGACATCGTGTTGAGCGGTCCTGCGGGAGGAGTGGCCGCCGCGGTGGCCGTTGCGAAGGCTGCGGGCCGTGGAAATCTTATCACGTTCGACATGGGCGGAACGAGTGCAGACTTCTCGGCGATTCTCAACGGCGCAGCGTCCTGGACAACGGAGGCGGTGATCGACACATTCCCGATCGCCCTCCCCGTGGTGGACATCGAGTCGGTCGGAGCGGGGGGAGGCAGCATCGCGTGGATCGATGAGGGTCGCGCGCTGCGCGTTGGCCCTCGGAGCGCGGGCGCGGAACCCGGTCCCGTCGCCTACGGGAAAGGCGGGGTGTCGCCGACCGTCACCGATGCGGACCTCGTCGCGGGGGCCTTGGGCGAAACCCTGCTCGGAGGCCGCCTCCCGCTCCACCGCGCACTCGCCTCGAAAGGGATCGCGCGCCTCGCGGAGGATCTCCGCCTCTCTGCGGATGAAGCCGTCCTCGGCGTCCAACGGGTCGTGCGCGCGAACATGGCGAAGGCCATGCGCCTCGTCCTGGCCCGTCGAGGGCTCGACCCGCATGCCTTCGCCCTCCTCGCCTTCGGGGGAGCCGGACCGATGCATGCGTGTGCCCTCGCGAAGGAACTGCGGATCCCTCGCGTCCTCGTCCCCTTCCTCCCCGGCGCGTTCTCCGCGTACGGGATCCTCATCTCGCCCTATCAGCTGGAATATAGCCAGACCGCCGTCCATCCCTTGGAGAACGCGGAACGGATCCTGGCCAAGACCGTTCGGCGCTTCGAATCCCGCGCCCGGGACTCCTTGCGGCAGCAAGGGCTCGGCCCCCGCAAGGCCCTCCTCCTCGGCAGCGTCGACCTGCGGTACCGGGGCCAGAGCTACGAGATCAACGTGCCACTCCGAGGCGATCTGGCGAGGGCCTTCCGCCGCGAGCATCGGCGCCTCTACGGATACGCCTCGCGGGAGGAGCGGATCGAACTCGTCACGGTCCGGCTCGCGGTGCAGCTCCCGCGCCGTGTGACGATCCCACGGCCCCCGGCCAAACGCGCCGGCCGCATGGCTCATCGTCGGGTGCTCTTCGACGACGGATGGGCGGACGCTCCTGTCTTCGAGCGGGAATCCCTCGCGGTGGGCTTCGAGGCGGAAGGCCCGTCCATCGTGGCGGAGGACCACGCAACCACCGTGGTGCCTCCCGACGCCCGCTTCCGCATCGATCCTCGTGGCCTGATCGACATCGAGGTGACATCGTGA
- a CDS encoding TrpB-like pyridoxal phosphate-dependent enzyme, whose product MQALRPESAGASDVRILLDTEDLPNAWYNILPDLPAPFPPYLHPGTKEPVPPQAFEPLFPKELIRQEMSPNRAEPIPEELREAYFRLGRPTPLYRATRLEAFLKTPARIYYKREDLSPVGSHKPNTAFAQAYFASREGVEAYATETGAGQWGSALALAANYFGMKAKVFMVRVSYDQKPYRKYVMQLFGAEVIPSPSERTSVGKKILAADPDHPGSLGIAISEAIEAAVTGTNTKYSLGSVLNHVLMHQTIIGQEVMRQFELADVTPDYMVGSVGGGSNFAGFAYPMIGERLHGRSETRFVAVEPESVPSMTLGKYEYDFGDTGEMTPLVKMHTLGHTFVPPRIHAGGLRYHGTAATLSVLLDAGIVKPRAVDQLSTFQAGQIFAKTEGLIPAPETCHAIRGAIDLALEAKARNEETVIAFNYSGHGLLDLEGYRQFMEGTLKNNGNP is encoded by the coding sequence ATGCAAGCCTTGAGACCGGAATCGGCGGGCGCGAGCGACGTGAGGATCCTCCTCGACACGGAGGACCTGCCGAACGCCTGGTACAACATCCTCCCGGACCTCCCGGCGCCCTTCCCGCCGTACCTCCACCCCGGGACGAAGGAGCCCGTGCCGCCCCAGGCGTTCGAGCCCCTGTTCCCGAAGGAGCTGATCCGGCAGGAGATGAGCCCCAACCGCGCCGAGCCGATCCCGGAGGAGCTGCGTGAGGCGTACTTCCGGCTCGGCCGGCCGACCCCGCTCTACCGCGCGACGCGCCTCGAGGCCTTCCTCAAGACGCCCGCGCGGATCTATTACAAGCGGGAGGACCTCTCACCCGTCGGCTCGCACAAGCCGAACACCGCGTTCGCGCAGGCGTACTTCGCGAGCCGCGAGGGCGTCGAGGCGTACGCCACGGAGACCGGCGCGGGCCAGTGGGGGTCCGCGCTCGCCCTCGCGGCGAACTATTTCGGCATGAAGGCGAAGGTCTTCATGGTCCGCGTCTCGTACGACCAGAAGCCCTATCGGAAGTACGTGATGCAACTCTTCGGGGCCGAGGTCATCCCGAGCCCGAGCGAGCGCACGAGCGTCGGCAAGAAGATCCTCGCCGCGGACCCGGACCACCCCGGTTCCCTCGGCATCGCGATCTCGGAGGCGATCGAGGCCGCGGTCACCGGGACGAACACGAAGTACTCCCTGGGCAGCGTCCTGAATCACGTCCTCATGCATCAGACGATCATCGGCCAAGAGGTGATGCGGCAGTTCGAGCTCGCGGACGTCACCCCGGACTACATGGTCGGCAGCGTCGGAGGCGGCTCGAACTTCGCGGGCTTCGCGTACCCGATGATCGGCGAACGACTCCACGGCCGTTCCGAGACGCGCTTCGTCGCGGTCGAGCCGGAATCCGTGCCCTCGATGACCCTCGGCAAGTACGAGTACGACTTCGGCGACACGGGCGAGATGACGCCCCTCGTCAAGATGCACACGCTCGGCCACACGTTCGTGCCGCCACGCATCCACGCCGGCGGCCTGCGGTACCACGGGACCGCCGCGACGCTCAGCGTGCTCCTCGATGCGGGGATCGTCAAGCCGCGCGCCGTGGACCAGCTGAGCACGTTCCAGGCGGGGCAGATCTTCGCGAAGACGGAAGGGCTGATCCCGGCACCGGAGACGTGCCACGCGATCCGCGGGGCGATCGACCTCGCCCTGGAGGCGAAGGCGCGCAACGAGGAGACGGTGATCGCATTCAACTACAGCGGCCACGGGCTGCTGGACCTCGAGGGATACCGGCAGTTCATGGAGGGCACTCTCAAGAACAACGGGAACCCGTAG
- a CDS encoding regulator: MWARFRPYFKGFPAQEKVAQLMVVYGLRVHEGSVFAGDIKLSDTAMARAAGVDRRVVTATVETIDRNAELKAFFDKLRPVCHLREIAPLMNWGAIEIVPTNASKPGILAGVAAIIAQAGISIRQVIMDDPEIVDDPHGFIVTESPVPERLLPQIKQVDGVKSVVLH, from the coding sequence ATGTGGGCGCGGTTCCGTCCCTACTTCAAAGGATTCCCGGCGCAGGAGAAGGTCGCGCAGCTCATGGTCGTCTACGGCCTGCGAGTGCACGAGGGGAGCGTGTTCGCGGGCGACATCAAGCTCTCGGACACCGCCATGGCGCGCGCCGCCGGGGTGGACCGCCGCGTCGTCACCGCGACCGTCGAGACGATCGACCGGAACGCCGAGCTGAAGGCGTTCTTCGACAAGCTCCGGCCCGTGTGCCACCTCCGGGAGATCGCGCCGCTGATGAATTGGGGGGCGATCGAAATCGTGCCGACGAACGCCTCGAAGCCCGGCATCCTCGCGGGGGTGGCGGCGATCATCGCGCAGGCCGGGATCTCGATCCGGCAGGTGATCATGGACGACCCGGAGATCGTCGACGATCCGCACGGTTTCATCGTGACCGAGTCGCCCGTGCCGGAACGGTTGCTCCCGCAAATCAAGCAGGTCGACGGCGTCAAGTCGGTCGTCTTGCATTGA
- a CDS encoding CoA-binding protein, whose protein sequence is MAGLDVDDSEIRRILTTIRTIAVVGCSKDPAKDAHRVPKYMQMAGYRIIPVNPTADVILGEKAYPSLDAVPIPYDAVDVFRPSADVPPIVEQAVRGPAKVIWMQLGIRHEEAARKAQAAGKTVVQDRCMMRDHARLFGGHILE, encoded by the coding sequence GTGGCGGGATTAGACGTGGACGATTCCGAGATTCGACGGATCCTTACGACGATTCGGACGATCGCCGTCGTCGGGTGCTCGAAGGATCCCGCGAAAGACGCGCACCGTGTGCCGAAGTACATGCAGATGGCCGGCTACCGGATCATCCCGGTGAACCCGACCGCGGACGTGATCCTCGGAGAAAAGGCGTATCCCTCCTTGGACGCGGTGCCAATCCCGTACGACGCGGTCGACGTCTTCCGGCCTTCGGCCGACGTCCCGCCGATCGTCGAGCAGGCGGTCCGTGGACCCGCGAAGGTCATTTGGATGCAACTCGGGATCCGCCACGAGGAAGCTGCCAGGAAGGCGCAGGCCGCCGGGAAGACGGTCGTCCAGGACCGTTGCATGATGCGCGACCACGCGCGGTTATTCGGCGGGCACATCCTCGAATGA
- a CDS encoding NUDIX domain-containing protein, which yields MIHVTSTGLIVRGGRVLLGKRTSKTRFAGMWDAFGGHLVPCEEPAMALVRELQEELGIRAIGPRFVEIYEDVDPTSKDLFRHYLFLVTRWEGEPRIANEEHSEIRWFRPDEVDGIELASSLKGVIHKLLPAKT from the coding sequence GTGATTCACGTCACGTCCACCGGGTTGATCGTCCGCGGGGGCCGCGTGCTGCTCGGCAAGCGGACGAGCAAGACCCGCTTCGCTGGGATGTGGGATGCGTTCGGCGGCCATCTCGTCCCGTGCGAGGAGCCTGCGATGGCCCTGGTCCGCGAATTGCAGGAGGAGCTCGGCATCCGCGCGATTGGTCCTCGGTTCGTCGAGATATACGAAGACGTCGACCCGACATCGAAGGATCTCTTCCGGCACTACCTCTTCCTCGTGACACGCTGGGAGGGAGAACCGCGGATCGCGAACGAGGAGCATTCTGAGATCCGGTGGTTCCGCCCGGACGAGGTGGACGGAATCGAGCTCGCGTCGAGCCTGAAGGGGGTAATCCACAAGCTTCTCCCCGCGAAGACTTAA
- a CDS encoding DHH family phosphoesterase: protein MEAIAREIAERLRAAPSVRIVTHIDTDGITGGAIASEALDRAGIPHDVAFVKSLDESVIADIKRKGTPLAWFVDLGAGMLHALQGLDAVVTDHHVPTAREVPRALRGDLVRFAESQDRVLMLNPHLEGEGSDVASGAGCAYAVAKALDPKNSDLAAIAIVGAVGDVQDQEFRRLAGYNRTILEDGIAAGVVAAQLDLRLFGRETRPAYKMLQFATDPWIPRLSGNEEACIAFLLELGIDLKVDDHWRSWSDLDSGEKQRAVSALVAHMLERGCGIQEVERLVGETYTLVREPAGSPTRDAKEFGTLMNACGRYDEADVGYRVCRGDREEALAQALRLLRGHREYLVESMEAIEEAGINQLDAIQYFHAADRIRDTVVGIAASLALNREGAAKDLPIIAFAKADDGIKVSARTTRDLVSRGLDLAAVMQTASRAVGGHGGGHHAAAGATIPAGTEEKFLEIANRMVQEQLRPGPPREGRRNL, encoded by the coding sequence ATGGAGGCCATCGCCCGGGAGATCGCGGAGCGGCTGCGCGCCGCCCCGTCGGTCCGGATCGTCACACACATCGACACGGACGGGATTACGGGCGGGGCGATTGCCTCGGAGGCCCTCGATCGCGCGGGCATCCCACACGACGTGGCGTTCGTCAAGTCGCTCGACGAGAGCGTCATTGCAGACATCAAGCGGAAGGGCACGCCGCTCGCCTGGTTCGTCGACCTCGGTGCGGGGATGCTACACGCCTTGCAGGGCCTCGATGCCGTGGTCACCGACCACCATGTGCCGACCGCCCGTGAAGTGCCGCGCGCTCTGCGCGGCGATCTGGTCCGCTTCGCAGAGTCGCAAGATCGCGTCCTGATGTTGAACCCCCACCTGGAGGGCGAAGGCTCGGACGTTGCGAGCGGCGCCGGCTGCGCGTACGCCGTCGCGAAGGCCTTGGATCCGAAGAACTCGGACCTCGCCGCGATCGCGATCGTCGGCGCGGTCGGGGACGTCCAGGACCAAGAGTTCCGCCGCCTCGCCGGATACAACCGTACGATCCTCGAGGATGGCATCGCCGCCGGCGTCGTGGCGGCGCAGCTCGACCTCCGTCTCTTCGGGCGCGAGACCCGCCCCGCATACAAGATGTTGCAGTTCGCCACGGACCCGTGGATCCCGCGGCTCAGCGGCAACGAGGAGGCGTGCATCGCGTTCCTCCTCGAGCTCGGGATCGACCTGAAGGTGGACGACCACTGGCGGAGCTGGTCCGACCTGGACTCGGGCGAGAAGCAGCGGGCCGTGTCCGCCCTCGTGGCGCACATGCTCGAGCGCGGCTGCGGGATCCAGGAGGTCGAGCGGCTCGTCGGGGAAACGTACACGCTCGTACGCGAGCCGGCGGGCAGCCCGACGCGGGACGCGAAGGAGTTCGGCACGCTAATGAACGCGTGCGGCCGCTACGACGAAGCCGACGTCGGCTATCGAGTGTGCCGAGGGGACCGGGAGGAAGCGCTCGCGCAGGCCCTCCGCCTCCTCCGGGGCCATCGCGAATACCTCGTGGAGTCGATGGAGGCGATCGAGGAGGCGGGCATCAATCAGCTCGACGCGATCCAGTACTTCCACGCCGCAGATCGAATCCGCGACACGGTCGTCGGAATCGCTGCGAGCCTCGCCCTCAACCGGGAGGGAGCCGCGAAAGACCTACCGATTATCGCGTTCGCGAAAGCGGACGACGGGATCAAGGTGAGCGCCCGGACGACGCGCGACCTCGTGTCCCGCGGCCTCGACCTCGCCGCGGTCATGCAGACGGCGAGCCGCGCCG